The genomic interval ACACGTGCAGTCATCAATATTGGGAATGTCGGCGCTAACGCAGCAGTAATAGAACCGACAACAAAAGTACCCATCGCTGTTAAATACAACGTTCTTGTAGGCACTCTATCCATTAAATATGCCGTTAAAGGAATCATAATACCATTCACTAACATAAATCCTGTAACTAACCATTGAGAAGTACTTTCATGAATGTCCAGACCTCTCATAATACTAGGAAGTGCAGTATTCAATAATGTTTGGTTTAAAATTGCAATAAAGGCACTGATCAAAATAACAGCAACGATGATATTTCTTTGTGTTTTATCTACATGAACACCTTTGTGCATACACTTTCCTCCTCTTACATTTCTATACCAATGCTTTATTTTACGACTAAAAAGTTAGCTTAGCAAAGTTTTTGATTTCTCTTTAAAAACGCGCCATGACACCTGTTATTTTCGATTCAAATCCTCAGCATCCGGATAAAACACTTCTTTACAAATGTAGAGAAACGCGATGATTAACATCAACACCCAATAGTCGATTTGAATATATTGATAATGAATATGAATCACAAAATAAAACATTGTAATCATCATCGCATACGAAATCAAATGAAATGTGAAGCCCTCGAGATAAGGGTTCGGATATAATTTCTTTTGGAGCCAGTCCATCAAATACTCGACACCAAAAATCACAAAGTAACCTAGGATAATATAGCTGCCGTAATAAATTAAATTGTCATAAAATCCTTCATTATAAGTAAACGTGCCAAGGCGAAAGTAAATTAATAAACGACTTAAGCCGAACAAGCCAAAACCGAGTAATGTTAAAAATATAGTCCCAGAAATAACAAAAATGGAGAGGATGACTAACAAAGTGACAAAGTTAAACAAATTAAACTTCCCTTTCACTAATCAAACCTCCCCATATCTTTAATTATTTTTCAGAAATTGTACGTAAACTTTTATCTTTACGTGTATACCAAACAATCCATAAACCTGCTAATACTATGATACAAAATACCATAACATTTTGGATGCTTGTTTTAAAGATAACCACATCCATCGCATAAATGTAACCAATAATTGCTGAACCAATCGAATTCCCCA from Staphylococcus sp. MI 10-1553 carries:
- a CDS encoding SepA family multidrug efflux transporter produces the protein MKGKFNLFNFVTLLVILSIFVISGTIFLTLLGFGLFGLSRLLIYFRLGTFTYNEGFYDNLIYYGSYIILGYFVIFGVEYLMDWLQKKLYPNPYLEGFTFHLISYAMMITMFYFVIHIHYQYIQIDYWVLMLIIAFLYICKEVFYPDAEDLNRK